A region of Lichenibacterium dinghuense DNA encodes the following proteins:
- a CDS encoding SufE family protein, which translates to MQTVDDIIANFEILDELDDRYRYLIELGRELAPLPAEAHDEANRVRGCASQVWLETTVDAGSGPEPVLRFRGDSDAHIVKGLIYLALALYGGRPASEIAATDATPLFAKLGLGGHMTRQRSNGFAAMVERIRADARRALSGEGAADARAALH; encoded by the coding sequence ATGCAGACCGTCGATGACATCATCGCCAACTTCGAGATCCTGGACGAGCTCGACGACCGCTACCGCTACCTGATCGAGCTCGGCCGCGAACTCGCCCCCCTGCCGGCCGAGGCGCACGACGAGGCCAACCGCGTCCGCGGCTGCGCGAGCCAGGTGTGGCTCGAAACCACCGTCGACGCCGGGTCCGGGCCGGAGCCGGTCCTGCGGTTCCGCGGCGACAGCGACGCCCACATCGTCAAGGGGCTGATCTACCTGGCGCTGGCGCTCTACGGCGGCCGCCCGGCCTCCGAGATCGCCGCCACGGACGCGACCCCGCTGTTCGCCAAGCTCGGGCTCGGCGGCCACATGACGCGCCAGCGCTCGAACGGCTTCGCCGCCATGGTGGAGCGCATCCGCGCCGACGCGCGCCGCGCGCTGTCGGGAGAGGGCGCCGCCGACGCCCGCGCGGCCCTGCACTGA
- a CDS encoding sensor histidine kinase, translating into MKLLATIDEAVATFVHDSVQSDPVDAAAHRAFLATRVGLSLVALACAPLALACGATPAGWEAGALAWLSLPFAAALALSRTGDLRVGEALSLASWVGLAATVALGTGSSLGLALLLMIPVEAATAVTAGAAVPAVLAALAVALLAALRARFGVPVAPTLTPLAAAALAAALAYAGLLAALSGRTARLRGAAARADRARYRALADAVDDVVLHLDRAGAVARVGCATQRLFALPPSELAGRGLFERLHVADRPVFLRLVADAADGRGGTATLRLRTGRTVASERGPFDEPVFASVDLVLRRPHPGEAAGEGRPVAAVGLMRDVSARVEQDGRIALAQASADRTHAGRDMFLATVSHELRTPLNAIIGFSEMLSNPALVPVDPEKRRDYAGIIHSSGQHLLAVVNGILDASKIESGSFDIQPEPFDLRDLVGLCCDMVGLKADQTGVRLARDVAPAAAELVGDKRACKQIVLNLLSNALKFTPAGGCVAIAARPDGNSVLITVSDTGVGIAARDLPRLGDPFFQARASYDRPSDGTGLGLSVVRGLVGLHGGTIAIESAPGQGTRVSVRLPQDCRRVASAPNGVTKIETIPRYSSGVRHVGVPSGGRMHKIA; encoded by the coding sequence GTGAAGCTTTTGGCCACCATCGACGAGGCCGTGGCGACCTTCGTCCACGACAGCGTCCAGTCCGACCCGGTCGACGCCGCGGCCCACCGCGCGTTCCTGGCGACCCGTGTGGGCCTGTCGCTCGTCGCCCTGGCCTGCGCGCCGCTCGCCCTCGCCTGCGGCGCGACGCCGGCCGGCTGGGAGGCGGGAGCCCTGGCCTGGCTGTCACTCCCCTTCGCGGCCGCGCTCGCGCTGTCGCGCACCGGCGACCTCCGCGTCGGCGAGGCGCTGAGCCTCGCATCCTGGGTCGGGCTGGCCGCGACGGTCGCGCTCGGCACGGGGTCGAGCCTCGGCCTGGCGCTGCTCCTGATGATCCCGGTCGAGGCCGCGACGGCCGTCACGGCGGGCGCCGCGGTGCCGGCCGTGCTGGCGGCCCTGGCGGTGGCGCTGCTGGCTGCGCTCCGCGCGCGCTTCGGCGTGCCCGTCGCGCCGACGCTCACCCCGCTCGCCGCCGCGGCGCTCGCGGCGGCCCTCGCCTATGCGGGCCTGCTCGCGGCCCTGTCGGGGCGCACGGCGCGGCTCCGCGGCGCGGCGGCCCGTGCGGACCGCGCGCGCTACCGCGCGCTGGCCGACGCGGTCGACGATGTCGTGCTGCATCTCGACCGCGCCGGGGCGGTGGCCCGCGTCGGCTGCGCGACGCAGCGGCTCTTCGCGCTGCCGCCGTCCGAGCTGGCCGGCCGCGGGCTGTTCGAGCGCCTCCACGTGGCCGACCGGCCCGTGTTCCTCAGGCTCGTCGCCGACGCGGCCGACGGCCGCGGCGGGACCGCGACCCTGCGCCTGCGCACCGGCCGCACGGTGGCGAGCGAGCGCGGGCCCTTCGACGAGCCCGTCTTCGCCTCGGTCGACCTCGTCCTGCGCCGCCCACATCCGGGCGAGGCGGCCGGGGAGGGGCGCCCCGTCGCCGCCGTGGGGCTGATGCGGGACGTGTCAGCGCGGGTCGAACAGGACGGCCGGATCGCCCTGGCGCAGGCCAGCGCCGACCGCACCCACGCGGGCCGCGACATGTTCCTCGCCACCGTCAGCCACGAGCTGCGCACGCCGCTCAACGCCATCATCGGCTTCTCCGAGATGCTGTCGAACCCCGCGCTGGTGCCGGTCGACCCGGAGAAGCGGCGCGACTATGCCGGCATCATCCACTCGTCGGGGCAGCACCTGCTCGCGGTGGTGAACGGCATCCTCGACGCGTCCAAGATCGAGTCCGGCTCCTTCGACATCCAGCCCGAGCCCTTCGACCTGCGCGACCTCGTGGGCCTGTGCTGCGACATGGTGGGGCTGAAGGCCGACCAGACCGGCGTGCGCCTCGCGCGCGACGTCGCACCGGCCGCGGCCGAGCTCGTGGGCGACAAGCGGGCCTGCAAGCAGATCGTCCTGAACCTCCTGTCCAACGCGCTGAAGTTCACCCCCGCCGGCGGCTGCGTCGCCATCGCGGCCCGGCCGGACGGCAATTCCGTGCTCATCACCGTGTCGGACACCGGCGTCGGCATCGCGGCCCGCGACCTGCCGCGCCTCGGCGACCCCTTCTTCCAGGCGCGGGCCTCCTACGACCGGCCGAGCGACGGCACGGGCCTCGGCCTGTCGGTGGTGCGCGGCCTCGTGGGCCTGCACGGCGGCACCATCGCGATCGAGAGTGCGCCGGGGCAGGGCACCCGCGTGTCCGTGCGCCTGCCCCAGGACTGCCGGCGCGTCGCCTCCGCGCCGAACGGCGTGACCAAAATCGAAACCATTCCCCGGTATTCCTCCGGGGTGCGGCACGTCGGCGTGCCGAGCGGCGGCAGGATGCACAAAATTGCGTGA
- a CDS encoding DUF1491 family protein encodes MSQPRIRTDFWVSAYIRRLEVQGVVAVLRRRGSPESGAVMIKVDRLDGTAVLLGPAPQSEAVEDGTRAFVPVHRDPVLDAGAAEERLKRETGFDPDLWIVEVEDRQGRAFV; translated from the coding sequence GTGAGCCAGCCCCGCATCAGGACCGACTTCTGGGTGTCGGCCTACATCCGCCGTCTCGAGGTGCAGGGGGTCGTCGCCGTGCTGCGCCGCCGCGGCTCCCCCGAGTCGGGCGCCGTGATGATCAAGGTCGACCGGCTCGACGGCACGGCCGTGCTGCTCGGGCCGGCGCCGCAGAGCGAGGCGGTCGAGGACGGCACGCGCGCCTTCGTGCCCGTGCACCGCGACCCCGTGCTCGACGCGGGCGCGGCCGAGGAGCGGCTGAAGCGCGAGACGGGCTTCGACCCCGACCTGTGGATCGTCGAGGTCGAGGACCGGCAGGGCCGCGCCTTCGTGTAG
- a CDS encoding TIGR00730 family Rossman fold protein, translating to MSELRSICVYCGSSAGTDPAMREAAEALGRAMGEAGIGLVYGGGDHGLMGAVARAVLAAGGSVTGIIPDFLRGKERMIDGDGGAPRLEMIVVEDMHTRKRMMFEQADAFVALPGGIGTLEELVEQMTWVQLDRHAKPVVIADIGGFWAPLLALIDHMREQGFIRASADVRYRVAGTVGEIIPTIRAAMGRQARAGDARTELELPL from the coding sequence ATGAGCGAACTCCGATCCATCTGCGTGTATTGCGGCTCCAGCGCGGGCACCGACCCCGCCATGCGAGAGGCCGCCGAGGCGCTCGGCCGCGCCATGGGCGAGGCCGGGATCGGGCTCGTCTACGGCGGCGGCGACCACGGGCTGATGGGCGCGGTGGCGCGCGCCGTGCTGGCCGCGGGCGGCTCCGTCACCGGCATCATCCCGGACTTCCTGCGCGGCAAGGAGCGCATGATCGACGGCGACGGCGGCGCGCCCCGGCTGGAGATGATCGTCGTCGAGGACATGCACACCCGCAAGCGCATGATGTTCGAGCAGGCGGACGCCTTCGTGGCGCTGCCGGGCGGCATCGGCACGCTGGAGGAGCTGGTCGAGCAGATGACCTGGGTGCAGCTCGACCGCCACGCCAAGCCCGTCGTGATCGCCGACATCGGCGGCTTCTGGGCGCCCCTGCTCGCGCTCATCGACCACATGCGCGAGCAGGGCTTCATCCGCGCCTCGGCCGACGTCCGCTACCGCGTGGCCGGCACCGTCGGGGAGATCATCCCGACCATCCGCGCCGCGATGGGGCGCCAGGCTCGCGCCGGCGACGCCAGGACGGAACTCGAGCTGCCGCTGTGA